In Roseofilum capinflatum BLCC-M114, a single window of DNA contains:
- a CDS encoding Fur family transcriptional regulator encodes MSLYTPTSLKAELNAKGWRLTPQRETILHVFQNLPRGNHLSAEELHDLLKQRGEKISLSTIYRTVKLMARMGIIRELELAEGHKHYELNHPYPHHHHHIVCVQCNQTLEFKNDTILKQSLKQACKTGVQMIDCQLTIHAICPEAIRKGWPAMLPSSWTCSRAIASGHHSLEEIQEQLDQEDRESE; translated from the coding sequence GTCTCTCTATACTCCCACCTCCCTCAAGGCTGAACTCAACGCTAAAGGTTGGCGCTTAACCCCACAGCGAGAAACCATTCTCCATGTTTTTCAGAATCTCCCTAGGGGAAACCATCTGAGCGCGGAAGAACTCCACGATTTGCTCAAACAAAGGGGGGAGAAGATTAGCTTATCAACCATTTACCGAACGGTGAAACTAATGGCCAGAATGGGAATTATTCGGGAACTGGAACTGGCAGAAGGTCATAAACACTACGAATTAAATCATCCCTATCCCCATCACCATCATCATATTGTCTGTGTTCAGTGCAACCAAACCCTAGAATTCAAGAATGATACAATTCTCAAGCAAAGCTTAAAACAAGCCTGTAAAACTGGCGTACAGATGATTGATTGTCAATTAACCATTCATGCCATCTGTCCAGAAGCGATCCGTAAAGGATGGCCAGCTATGTTACCGAGTAGTTGGACTTGTTCGCGGGCGATCGCCTCTGGTCATCATAGTTTAGAAGAGATCCAAGAACAGTTGGATCAAGAAGATCGAGAATCTGAGTAA